A stretch of the Bacillus sp. B-jedd genome encodes the following:
- a CDS encoding DMT family transporter, with the protein MKPIVLGIASTFFFAFTFVLNRSMELSGGHWIWSASLRYYFMVPLLILLVAGRRNLKPLWSEMKKDPPAWLLWSTVGFGLFYAPICFAAAYSPGWLIAGTWLVTILSGSLLAPFFYEMRNGVRVRGKIPFKGLGMSAVIIAGVAIMQLEHAKSIGGKEFLFGVVPVLIATFAYPLGNRKMMDVVGGRLDTFQRVLGMTIASLPFWLVLSLYGMMKADLPSKSQIIQSAGVAVTSGVIATVLFFMATDLVRGDMAKMAAVEATQSVEILFALAGEVLFLSAALPSTLSWTGIFLVVIGVGLHSFSSVLLRAGRGKVLVDAQAGKAANE; encoded by the coding sequence ATGAAACCAATTGTCCTGGGAATCGCTTCTACCTTTTTCTTTGCTTTTACATTTGTCTTAAATCGCTCGATGGAATTATCAGGCGGCCATTGGATTTGGAGTGCGTCGCTCCGCTATTATTTCATGGTGCCGCTCCTTATTCTCCTTGTTGCCGGCCGGAGAAATCTTAAGCCTCTATGGAGTGAGATGAAGAAGGACCCGCCAGCTTGGCTTCTTTGGAGCACGGTGGGCTTCGGTTTGTTTTATGCACCGATTTGTTTCGCCGCCGCTTACTCGCCAGGATGGCTGATTGCCGGTACCTGGCTTGTCACGATTCTTTCAGGATCATTGCTGGCACCGTTTTTTTATGAAATGCGAAATGGCGTCCGGGTGAGAGGGAAAATCCCTTTCAAGGGACTCGGGATGTCGGCTGTGATCATTGCTGGTGTTGCCATCATGCAGCTGGAGCATGCGAAAAGCATTGGCGGGAAGGAATTTCTTTTCGGCGTCGTTCCAGTCCTGATTGCGACCTTTGCTTATCCACTCGGTAACCGGAAAATGATGGACGTAGTTGGCGGAAGGCTGGATACGTTCCAGCGGGTGCTGGGTATGACAATCGCAAGCTTGCCGTTTTGGCTGGTGCTATCGCTATATGGAATGATGAAAGCAGATTTGCCATCTAAAAGCCAAATCATTCAATCCGCGGGTGTCGCTGTGACTTCCGGTGTGATTGCAACCGTCCTTTTCTTTATGGCAACCGACCTGGTCAGGGGAGATATGGCGAAAATGGCTGCTGTGGAAGCAACCCAATCCGTCGAAATCCTCTTTGCGCTTGCCGGTGAAGTATTGTTTTTGTCGGCGGCTTTACCGTCTACCCTGTCCTGGACGGGAATCTTCCTTGTCGTCATAGGCGTCGGGCTGCACAGCTTCTCTTCCGTTCTTTTACGGGCTGGAAGGGGAAAGGTGCTAGTCGATGCCCAAGCCGGTAAGGCAGCGAATGAATGA
- a CDS encoding DUF2164 domain-containing protein: MFIQFSKQQKDQLVGEIQKYFLKERNEELGNLEAENILEFFKSELGPYYFNEGVKQSRKVAEEKMAQLEEEMYSLERPLK; this comes from the coding sequence ATGTTCATCCAGTTTTCAAAACAACAAAAGGATCAGTTGGTAGGGGAGATCCAGAAGTATTTTTTGAAAGAAAGAAATGAAGAGCTTGGCAATTTAGAAGCGGAAAATATTCTCGAGTTTTTCAAAAGCGAGTTGGGACCGTATTATTTTAACGAGGGCGTCAAGCAATCAAGGAAAGTTGCCGAGGAAAAAATGGCGCAGCTGGAAGAAGAAATGTATTCGCTTGAACGGCCGTTGAAATAG
- a CDS encoding MFS transporter: MFLPNGRAASFRFLWGGQIAANLGDVIYIVSVIKLAFSLTGSVTFMTFVPFTITFAGLISGFAAPLIINKYNLKSILFYSQLSKTVLLLLLTIGSIYEWTVLLPVVFLLIAMISLLDGFASPARNALIPFLVPDEKLVRTNSLVSISDQITQLIAWPIGSILLVAWGETAILWLTFLLYIVSTLCMGLIQRVPGKSTDEYQPPIEAIKEGWKVIWQSPQLRTISFMNVLESLGNGVWVAAILLIYVNEVLNKGEQWWGFINGAFFAGMFLGGLVIYRFSNKLEAHLGRSISWAAGIIMCLTFWFGMTSSPLAALVICLLFGFPQMARDVAETTVFQRSAETSLLAKVYSARGTLIYASFGISSIMMGWVAEHFGVRSSYMLSTGLFLVSFIVSIKNKAYLEGGIGKFVTREREG; this comes from the coding sequence ATGTTTTTGCCGAATGGACGCGCTGCGTCTTTCCGGTTTCTTTGGGGCGGCCAGATTGCCGCGAATCTTGGTGACGTCATATACATTGTCAGTGTCATCAAGCTTGCCTTTTCTTTAACAGGTTCGGTCACCTTTATGACTTTTGTGCCGTTTACCATTACTTTTGCAGGGTTAATTAGCGGCTTTGCAGCTCCACTCATTATTAATAAATATAACCTTAAATCTATTCTGTTTTATTCGCAATTAAGCAAGACCGTCTTACTGCTCCTGCTGACAATTGGCTCCATTTACGAATGGACTGTGCTGTTGCCAGTCGTTTTCCTGTTAATCGCGATGATTTCGCTCCTTGATGGGTTTGCTTCACCGGCCAGGAATGCGCTCATTCCATTCCTTGTGCCAGACGAAAAGCTTGTCAGGACAAACAGTCTTGTTTCGATTTCAGATCAGATTACGCAGCTTATTGCTTGGCCAATCGGCAGCATCCTGCTCGTGGCCTGGGGAGAAACGGCCATTTTATGGCTGACATTTTTGCTATATATTGTCTCGACCTTATGTATGGGCTTGATTCAGAGGGTGCCGGGCAAAAGCACGGACGAATATCAGCCGCCAATTGAAGCGATCAAGGAAGGCTGGAAAGTAATTTGGCAATCGCCGCAACTTCGGACGATTTCGTTTATGAATGTCCTTGAATCACTAGGAAACGGTGTTTGGGTGGCGGCAATCCTGCTCATTTATGTAAATGAAGTTCTGAATAAAGGGGAGCAATGGTGGGGATTTATTAATGGCGCGTTTTTCGCGGGCATGTTCCTTGGCGGCCTGGTGATTTACAGGTTTTCCAATAAGCTTGAAGCCCACCTTGGCCGTTCGATTTCATGGGCCGCTGGCATCATTATGTGCCTGACATTTTGGTTTGGGATGACGAGCAGCCCGCTGGCCGCCCTGGTGATTTGCCTGCTTTTCGGTTTTCCGCAGATGGCCAGGGATGTCGCTGAAACAACTGTCTTTCAGCGGAGCGCCGAGACGAGCCTGCTTGCGAAGGTTTATTCCGCCCGGGGAACGCTGATTTATGCTTCATTTGGCATCTCGTCCATCATGATGGGCTGGGTTGCGGAGCATTTCGGCGTACGAAGCTCGTATATGCTTTCGACTGGCCTGTTTTTAGTGTCCTTCATCGTTTCTATTAAAAATAAGGCCTATTTGGAAGGCGGAATCGGCAAGTTCGTCACAAGAGAAAGAGAGGGGTAA